In Cervus elaphus chromosome 31, mCerEla1.1, whole genome shotgun sequence, one DNA window encodes the following:
- the LOC122687500 gene encoding thioredoxin-dependent peroxide reductase, mitochondrial-like has protein sequence MAAAAGRLLRASLARHVSAVPWGISASAALRPAASRRMFLTNALWSGSDQAKLAFSTSSSYHAPAVTQHAPYFKGTAVVSGEFKEISLDDFKGKYLVLFFYPLDFTFVCPTEIIAFSDKANEFHDVNCEVVAVSVDSHFSHLAWINTPRKNGGLGHMNIALLSDLTKQISRDYGVLLEGPGLALRGLFIIDPNGVIKHLSINDLPVGRSVEETLRLVKAFQFVETHGEVCPAHWTPESPTIKPHPTASREYFEKVNQ, from the coding sequence ATGGCGGCCGCGGCGGGAAGGTTGCTCCGGGCTTCGCTCGCCCGACATGTGAGTGCCGTTCCTTGGGGCATTTCTGCCTCTGCAGCCCTTAGGCCTGCTGCTTCTCGAAGAATGTTTTTGACAAATGCCTTGTGGTCTGGTTCTGATCAAGCAAAACTCGCCTTTAGCACCAGTTCCTCATACCATGCCCCCGCCGTCACCCAGCATGCCCCCTATTTTAAGGGTACAGCCGTTGTCAGCGGAGAGTTCAAAGAAATTAGCCTTGATGACTTTAAGGGGAAATATTTGGTGCTCTTCTTCTATCCTTTGGATTTCACCTTTGTGTGTCCTACAGAAATTATTGCTTTCAGTGACAAAGCCAATGAATTTCATGATGTGAACTGTGAAGTCGTTGCAGTGTCGGTGGATTCCCACTTCAGCCACCTGGCCTGGATAAACACGCCGAGGAAGAATGGCGGTTTGGGCCATATGAACATCGCACTCTTGTCAGATTTGACCAAACAGATTTCCCGAGACTACGGTGTGCTGTTAGAAGGTCCTGGCCTTGCGCTACGCGGTCTCTTCATAATTGACCCCAACGGAGTTATCAAGCATCTGAGCATCAATGATCTCCCAGTGGGCCGAAGCGTGGAAGAGACCCTCCGCTTGGTGAAGGCGTTCCAGTTTGTGGAAACCCATGGAGAAGTCTGCCCGGCCCACTGGACACCCGAGTCTCCTACAATCAAGCCCCATCCAACTGCTTCCAGAGAATACTTTGAGAAGGTAAATCAGTAG